A genomic stretch from Erigeron canadensis isolate Cc75 chromosome 9, C_canadensis_v1, whole genome shotgun sequence includes:
- the LOC122582448 gene encoding lachrymatory-factor synthase-like has translation MADEETKSLKWEGKATTELKTTKAQQVFPLLEDFCNIHKWLPALETCTHVQGVDGKPGLVRHCTFKTINQDEPAKWCYETLLSLDPVKQSISYKVTENTLGLSSYVAELKVIEINDNGCKMEWWFTADPMEEMTLEGLTGYIDSLLKAMAETIENELK, from the coding sequence atGGCTGATGAAGAAACCAAAAGCTTAAAATGGGAAGGCAAAGCTACTACAGAGCTAAAAACCACAAAAGCACAACAAGTGTTTCCACTCCTAgaagacttttgcaatattcacAAATGGCTTCCAGCCCTTGAAACATGCACCCATGTTCAAGGAGTTGATGGCAAACCGGGTCTTGTACGCCACTGCACTTTCAAAACAATTAATCAGGATGAGCCTGCTAAGTGGTGTTATGAGACACTTTTGTCCTTGGACCCCGTTAAACagagtataagctacaaagtgaCTGAGAACACATTGGGTTTAAGTTCTTATGTAGCCGAGTTAAAAGTTATCGAAATCAACGATAATGGATGCAAGATGGAGTGGTGGTTCACGGCTGATCCGATGGAAGAAATGACATTGGAGGGTCTTACTGGTTATATTGATTCGCTTTTGAAAGCCATGGCTGAGACCATTGAAAATGAGCTCAAATGA
- the LOC122583027 gene encoding uncharacterized protein LOC122583027: MAPDRDTLMASYNVAKNTQAANLQKPSRLSMDTLQRTISDISFELSKEVDDVVSDHLKLPPISEVEDAKCECCGMSEECTPEYIARVRDKFLGKLICGLCSEAVKEEMEKSGGKIEEALSEHTSVCVRFNRFDRTNPVLFQAAAMKEMLKKNSRLDGGGNRAKSLSPRDQKRGYGNVTKGGLTRSSSCIPSITKEINDRKVMK, encoded by the coding sequence atgGCTCCAGATAGAGATACCCTAATGGCTTCCTACAATGTTGCTAAAAACACTCAAGCAGCCAATCTCCAAAAGCCCTCTAGGTTGTCGATGGACACGTTACAAAGGACGATATCCGACATCTCCTTTGAGCTAAGCAAAGAAgtagatgatgttgtttctgatCACTTGAAGCTTCCTCCTATTTCGGAAGTTGAAGATGCAAAGTGCGAGTGTTGTGGGATGTCCGAGGAATGTACACCCGAGTACATTGCTCGTGTTCGTGACAAGTTTCTAGGAAAGTTGATATGTGGGTTATGTTCGGAAGCGGTTAAGGAAGAGATGGAGAAAAGTGGTGGAAAGATAGAGGAGGCGTTGAGTGAACACACTAGCGTTTGTGTGCGGTTTAATAGGTTTGATAGGACGAATCCTGTGTTGTTTCAAGCCGCGGCAATGAAGGAGATGTTGAAAAAGAATTCGAGGTTGGATGGAGGTGGTAATAGGGCTAAATCGCTTAGCCCTAGAGATCAAAAGAGAGGTTATGGTAATGTAACTAAGGGTGGACTTACCAGGAGTTCAAGTTGCATACCTTCCATTACAAAGGAGATTAATGACCGAAAGGTCATGAAATGA
- the LOC122582012 gene encoding monoacylglycerol lipase, whose amino-acid sequence MWCRKLQSLPSPQQTPRRLFHLPLKTNPNTPFHYKKTNNNIIIIKPNHHSHLHSHSHSHSHPKQNNQKNSLFFSLQIPNRMETEQLTSGASNRIIPVFKNLHRSISIHRLLTFIQSFFLWFLFILRRYRRQSPPLSPSSSSSSSSPSKRKFYFRLKEIEDDSIKRRALADGIQMLTSSKPLSTVATWTFYGTGKNALFCRSWMPVAGEIRGILIIIHGLNEHSGRYADFARQLNSCNFGVYAMDWIGHGGSDGLHGYVPSLDHVVADTGSFLEKIKADHPGTPCFLYGHSTGGAVVLKAASYPYIEELVEGIILTSPALRVKPSHPIVGAVAPLFSLVAPKYQFKGANKRGIPVSRDPTALVAKYSDPLVYTGPMRIRTGHEILRISSHLMRNFKFVTVPFFVLHGTADKVTDPLASQDLYNEAASKYKHIKLYEGFLHDLLFEPEREEIGQDIIDWMNRKLSCNIS is encoded by the exons ATGTGGTGTCGAAAATTACAAAGTCTTCCATCACCACAACAGACTCCACGACGACTTTTTCATCTCCCCCTAAAAACTAACCCAAACACACCATTTCATTacaaaaaaactaataataatattattattattaaaccaAACCACCACAGCCACCTCCATTCCCATTCCCATTCCCATTCTCACCCCaaacaaaacaatcaaaaaaattctctatttttttcCCTTCAAATTCCTAATCGAATGGAAACAGAACAACTAACTTCCGGCGCAAGCAACCGAATAATCCCGGTTTTCAAAAACCTACACAGATCAATCTCGATTCACCGTTTGTTGACATTTATTCAATCCTTCTTTTTATGGTTTCTTTTTATTCTCCGCCGTTACCGTCGTCAATCCCCGCCGTTATCTCCGTCATCCtcctcatcttcttcttctccttccaAACGGAAATTCTATTTCCGgctaaaagaaattgaagacgATTCGATTAAACGACGCGCTCTTGCTGATGGAATTCAGATGCTAACGTCATCTAAACCGTTGTCTACTGTTGCCACGTGGACTTTTTACGGTACCGGTAAAAACGCGTTGTTTTGCCGGTCGTGGATGCCGGTTGCCGGTGAAATTAG GGGTATATTGATCATTATACACGGTCTGAACGAGCATAG TGGAAGATATGCTGATTTTGCAAGGCAACTCAATTCCTGCAACTTTGGAGTGTATGCAATGGACTGGATAG GTCATGGAGGGAGTGACGGATTGCATGGATACGTTCCATCACTGGATCATGTTGTGGCAGATACT GGGTCTTTCTTGGAGAAGATAAAGGCAGATCACCCAGGTACACCGTGCTTTCTATATGGGCACTCAACTGGCGGAGCCGTGGTTTTAAAG GCTGCTAGTTATCCTTATATTGAAGAACTTGTGGAGGGAATTATACTAACTTCACCTGCATTGCGTGTTAAACCTTCACATCCCATAGTCGGG GCTGTTGCTCCCTTATTTTCACTTGTTGCCCCAAAATACCAATTCAAAGGTGCCAACAAAAGGGGTATTCCGGTTTCTAGAGACCCAACAGCTCTAGTAGCCAAATACTCTGATCCTTTGGTGTACACCGGGCCAATGAGAATCCGAACGGGCCATGAAATTCTTCGCATCTCTTCTCACTTGATGCGTAACTTTAAGTTTGTGACCGTACCATTCTTTGTTCTACATGGAACTGCAGATAAAGTAACAGATCCGCTTGCTTCTCAAGATTTGTACAACGAAGCAGCTTCAAAGTACAAGCACATAAAGCTGTACGAAGGGTTCTTGCATGATCTTCTGTTTGAACCTGAACGTGAAGAAATCGGGCAAGACATTATTGATTGGATGAATAGGAAGCTGAGTTGCAACATTTcttga